One genomic region from Proteus vulgaris encodes:
- the dtd gene encoding D-aminoacyl-tRNA deacylase, which produces MIALIQRVTQAKVDIAGETVGAINQGLLVLLGVEKDDNEQKAKRLCEKVCGYRIFSDENDKMNLNVQQAGGSLLVVSQFTLAAETQKGMRPGFSNGAPPELAKDLYHYFIEQCQQQGLETQTGQFAADMQITLTNDGPVTFWLQV; this is translated from the coding sequence ATGATCGCGTTAATTCAACGAGTGACACAGGCAAAAGTGGATATTGCAGGTGAAACAGTCGGCGCTATTAATCAAGGTTTGTTGGTTTTATTAGGTGTAGAGAAAGACGACAACGAACAGAAAGCCAAAAGATTATGTGAAAAAGTGTGCGGTTATCGCATATTTAGCGATGAAAACGACAAGATGAACCTAAATGTGCAACAAGCAGGTGGTAGTTTATTAGTCGTCTCTCAATTCACCCTTGCCGCAGAAACACAAAAAGGAATGCGCCCTGGTTTTTCGAATGGTGCCCCCCCTGAATTAGCGAAAGATCTCTACCACTACTTTATAGAACAATGTCAGCAACAAGGTTTAGAAACACAAACAGGCCAATTCGCCGCGGATATGCAAATCACACTGACTAATGACGGTCCAGTCACCTTTTGGTTGCAGGTATAA
- the yihX gene encoding glucose-1-phosphatase: MLYIFDMGNVIIDIDFNRVFAVWSKLSGVPLANIKKNFTTGEIFKLHERGNITDIEFAEEISSELEMNLSFEQFAEGWQAIFVALRPEVIDIMNKLREQGHRVVVLSNTNRLHQDYWPEHYPEIAASADFLYLSQDIGMRKPDPEIYKYVLQSEDVEAQNAVFFDDVKANVDAAIAVGMKGVHVIDKQTVIDYFKDYDFSLPVEE, translated from the coding sequence ATGCTTTATATCTTTGATATGGGTAATGTGATTATTGATATCGATTTTAACCGGGTATTCGCAGTATGGAGTAAACTCAGTGGTGTTCCATTAGCGAACATAAAAAAGAACTTCACCACAGGAGAGATCTTTAAATTACACGAACGCGGCAATATTACAGACATCGAGTTTGCAGAAGAAATCAGTTCAGAATTAGAAATGAATTTAAGCTTTGAACAGTTTGCTGAAGGATGGCAGGCTATTTTCGTCGCATTACGCCCTGAAGTCATTGATATAATGAATAAGTTAAGAGAACAAGGACATCGGGTCGTGGTGTTATCAAATACTAACCGTTTACACCAAGACTACTGGCCGGAACACTATCCTGAAATAGCTGCCTCAGCAGATTTCCTCTATCTATCTCAAGATATCGGTATGAGAAAACCTGATCCTGAAATCTATAAATATGTTTTACAGTCTGAAGACGTCGAAGCACAGAATGCCGTTTTCTTTGATGATGTGAAAGCCAATGTTGATGCAGCCATTGCTGTGGGTATGAAAGGTGTACATGTCATTGATAAACAAACTGTCATTGACTACTTTAAAGATTATGATTTTTCTCTCCCAGTAGAAGAATAA
- a CDS encoding HipA N-terminal domain-containing protein produces MIKQVEKVEGLNIQLHGIDVAIIAHYAGGKNILTFNPHFVDMPKESRPSFTLRQLFDPEYLTKPQIRTQKISPVLSNLLPEGVLREYIANVLKCHIDNEFAILAYLGANLPGAILVTPIKAGAVPNWAQLHDDFKIIQK; encoded by the coding sequence ATGATTAAACAGGTTGAGAAAGTGGAAGGTCTTAATATTCAGTTACATGGCATTGATGTTGCGATTATTGCACATTATGCTGGTGGGAAAAATATACTGACATTTAATCCCCATTTTGTCGATATGCCAAAAGAAAGTCGACCGAGTTTCACATTAAGACAGTTATTTGATCCTGAATATTTAACTAAGCCTCAAATTCGCACACAGAAAATCTCGCCTGTGCTATCTAACTTGCTACCTGAAGGTGTATTAAGAGAATACATTGCGAATGTATTGAAATGCCATATAGATAATGAATTTGCCATTCTTGCTTATTTAGGGGCAAATTTACCCGGTGCTATTTTAGTAACACCTATAAAAGCAGGAGCGGTTCCTAATTGGGCACAGTTGCATGATGATTTTAAAATCATACAAAAATAA
- a CDS encoding helix-turn-helix domain-containing protein, with protein MKTINEIANLIAEQRKKLGIEQKDMYLRIGMKQQQYQRIESGNDIKLSTLLRVLEGLDLELSIKAKNSNVNSAIANTEIANRSKIDLDDDVDDLDFWFKKKE; from the coding sequence ATGAAAACGATTAATGAAATTGCCAATTTAATAGCTGAACAACGTAAAAAATTAGGCATAGAGCAAAAAGATATGTATTTACGTATTGGTATGAAGCAACAACAATACCAACGCATAGAATCAGGCAATGATATTAAGCTCTCTACCTTACTACGGGTACTAGAAGGATTAGATTTAGAGTTATCAATTAAGGCTAAAAATTCTAATGTAAACTCGGCAATTGCAAATACGGAGATAGCCAACAGAAGCAAAATTGATTTGGACGATGACGTGGATGATCTCGATTTTTGGTTTAAGAAAAAGGAATAA